GGAATGGAAAATATAGATGGAAGGCGCATCCGGGGCCGAACGGTGCACTGAGGTGAAAAAACTCTCCCCGGCCATCCGCTCCAAAATGGACGCGGCCTCCGCCACCCCAGTCAGACGTGTGGCCATGTCAGCGTCAAACCAGGGAAAAACCGCCAGATTGAGGAGAAAGCAGCGTAAATCAGGGTCGATGGCCTGGAACAGTTCTGTCGAAAAATAGGTCACCAATTCAGGTGGCGGCCGGTCCAGATCAACCCATTGGGCCGATAACGGCGCAAACCGCAAATGGCGCAGAACGAGCCGCAAACAGGCCGCCCACCCGTTGCAGGCCGCAAGAAGATTGGGAATGAGTGCACTGCCGATACCAGCCTGGGGCGGGTCCCGTCTGACCATTTCCACCACTTCCTCCCGATTGAGGCGGAGTTCCTCGGCCGGCAGTTCCCGGAGCCGGTCACTGGCAAGAAGAGTGACAAACGGATCCGGGGGGCTGGAGCGGCTCATAAACACCACCCGCAGGGCTGGACCCGCGCAGGCAAGGCCGGTGCTGAGCATTTCCCAAAATTCGTGGCTGTCCTCGAGTTCATGAGCATTGTCGAAGACGAGATAGGTCTGGGGCGCGCAGACCAGGGAGAGGTGCGAAAAAAAATTCCGGGACAAAGAAGACAGGGGCTGTTCAAAGCGAGGCCCGACACATGCCGGCGCATCGGGAAACACCAACCGCACCGCCTGCTCCAGAGTCAGGAAAAAGGAATTTGGATCCCCGTCCCCACCGTCCAGACGGAACCAGACAGATGGGACCTCCTGCGCCTCGAGATAGCTCGCGACAAGGGTAGTCTTGCCGAAGCCTGCCGGGGCGGCAATCCAAAGAAAAGAGGACCGCCCATGCTCCCTGAGGCGGTCAAAAAGGCGAGCCCGGGGCACGACCTGGGACAGGGCCGGCCGGGCAAATTTCGCCTGATTGGTAGCCTGCGGGCACATATGATTCTCCTCTCCCCCGGGCTGATGGCACTTGGATCGGTTCCAGTTCCATCGCTGATCAGAGGCTGCCTGATGACGAAACCTGAAAGCGAAGGGCCTTCCGCCCGGGGCATATGGAGGCGCTCTCCCCTCACATAGCTCGGAAGAGCACTTCGACGCTTTTTTGAAAAAAAATGTATTTTTCACTTTGCAGTATCCTATCTGTTACCAGAAAGATGACAAAAATCAATTGTAAAATACCTAAAAAAGTTTTTACACACTGCATTTTTTTCAATCAGGGCAAATTCTTTTCAAGACCCTCAAGATATCAGACACATTAATGGAGGGAGGATGTGCTTATGCGGACATCAAAAAAGAGTTTTGTTGGACTCGTATTTCTTCTTGGGGCGCTTCTGTCATTCGCCCTATCGGCGAACGGTGAATGTCTTCAAGGAAAAATTGTCGACGTTACCGATCAAAACGTCATCTTGATGCAGGATTGTGGTGGAACAATCTACCCTGTCCATATCTATGGCGTCAAAATCACACAAAAAAACGCTTCGCTTGTGCACGAATTATTAGTCTCACAAATTGGACGAGAAGTGAACTGCTTCAGTCGCAGGGCATCCCTATACGACAATCGACATATCTGCTTCCGAAGCGGTGGGTCTCTCCAGCAGCAGCTCCTGCAACTTCGACTGGCCACGGTCAATACTTCAGAATGCGGGGACTATTTGTGCAGTTTTTGGCAAAACATCCAGAGTCAATCCCAATAAACGACATCAACAGCGACAATATCTCGAGGGTCTTCTTCCGGCCGGTCCGTTTTTGGGCCGGCCGGTTCATATTGTTCCCTCTGGCTTTTGCCTTGTCGGATGCCGGACGAAGCTGTAAGATTCTCGCGCAACACGGTGGCCTTCGCTGTCCCTTGGACTGCCAACATCGTGAATGCACACCGCAAACCGAAAAACCAGCAGGAAACATGTATGTCCAGTGAGCAGACGCCCTCGCTTCCGGAAGCCGCCGGAGAAGACCTTTTCAACTATGCCGTTGACCGGGAGGACATGAAATGGCTTGTGGAGACGGTCTTCCAATCCGAACAGACCGCGGCCAATACAGTGGAATATGAACTCCAGCTTTTGAAGATCATCAGTGTCGGCTGGTCCATTGCCTACTACCTGGAAGAAAGCCCTCTGAAGCAGCAGATTCTGCGCTCCTTCTGGGAACCGGTTCGGGAATTTGCCACAACCCTGTCTCAGAGCGCGGAGTTGTTCACCGGACAGGACTTCGATTATTTCGAGCTTCTCAAGCAGCGCCTGGACACCTACCTCCAGGCCATGGGTCAAGCCCCGCAAGGCACCGAACCAGTCAATGTGATCGGGCCGGCGTTTGCTGAACTCTGCGGCAATTCCGAAGACGCCTTCGCTTCGCTAGTGGGGGCCAAAATGTTTGGCACCGCCTTGGGCCGGGTCCAGGAGTACCTGACGGAAAGCGCTATTCTGCCCCAATGAAAAATGACCTTCCCTCATTCTCCTGTTTCTCAAATTTTGGCCGCGGTCTGGCTTAGAGCATGGGGCCCACGCTCTCGATGATTTGCGCCCTTTGGAATTTGAGGGAACCGGCTCCTGGCGTGACTCGCAGCAGACGCCTTATCCCTTTTGGAAAAAGATCTTCGTCAAGGCAGAACGGTGTCTCCTGTCTCAGGAGGAGAAACCTGTATTTCCCATCAATAATCCTCCGAGTTGAAAATCTGCTGTTGACGCTGTCCGGCGTGCCGTTTAGGTCCTGCAATGAACCCCAAAAAGTTCAAATAAGGAGGAGCTTATGCCCGCTCAAGGTGAATTTTACCGCTGTACGCTGTGTGGCAATGTCGTCGAGGTCAAGCAGGCTGGAGACGGAGACCTGACCTGCTGCGATATGCCCATGGAAGACCTGACTGAAAACGAAGCCAAGCAATTCAAGGACTAGCAGCTAAATGCCCGATGCCGCGCCTGCGGGTCTGGCGCCTTGGCCAGAGGGCGCGGGAAAAGGAGTACCCGGTATGTTGGGCGAGGAAGCCAAAGACAAGCTCGAGGCCGAACTCCAGAAAAAATCGTCCAATAAGTCCAAATTCTACTTTAACGATCTGGCCAAGATCCTGGATGAAAAGCCGCGCCAGGCCAAAAAAGTGGTAACCGAGATGGTCAACGAGGGGCGCTTGAGTCTCTGGTCCAGCGGCAGCACCACCATGTACACCCTACCCGGCCAGGGCGGCTACTGATCCGGATCCGGCCAGAGGATGCAAAAAAAAAAAGCCCCCGGGAGCATTCCTGCTCCCGGGGGCTTTTCCATCCCAACCAACGGCCCGGTTATTGGGCCTGTTTTTTGGGCATCATCTTCTGCTGACCGCCCTGCTGGGCCCGGCGGATCTCCATGATCTTTTTCCGGGCGCTGCGCAGTTCAGCGATGTAGTCTTCGGTTTTCGGATCTTCTTTCTTCATGGCCTTGACCAGCTTTTCATTGAAGGCCTGGCGCTTTTGCTGCAGTTCCTTGTCCCGGCGCA
The sequence above is drawn from the Desulfohalobium retbaense DSM 5692 genome and encodes:
- a CDS encoding desulfoferrodoxin FeS4 iron-binding domain-containing protein, whose protein sequence is MPAQGEFYRCTLCGNVVEVKQAGDGDLTCCDMPMEDLTENEAKQFKD
- a CDS encoding dissimilatory sulfite reductase D family protein, yielding MLGEEAKDKLEAELQKKSSNKSKFYFNDLAKILDEKPRQAKKVVTEMVNEGRLSLWSSGSTTMYTLPGQGGY